A genomic stretch from Leishmania donovani BPK282A1 complete genome, chromosome 36 includes:
- a CDS encoding delta tubulin, putative, which translates to MATVHVFVGQCGNQVGTAFLDTIASEAEASVDEGYQMRVSAMDFRPALRPPPARPHHQRSAVAGSATGPSREPSEVARRIGHQQYYSLSYYAQEKERAAIDTSLPQPRCVLVDMEPKVIAATVQRANGQREQHESSPSSSSSPQSASRRLYSLAPQQCVTRGEGSANNWAFGYHQQGQSRRDAIVECLRRESEQQGTVVSTFHVLHSIAGGTGSGVSCLVAEEIKTMFPRSMLLHSVVWPFRCGEVVTQWYNVVMAVSTLGGLADGVFIAYNDAIAEELKGARANRGFKDAGEVSFQLINQRISGVLAPLHLPQLLYTLPSPQKDLSKNRILGTGSGAAQGILGSGPSGCVAEGAAPQRYATASDVVEALSLDPAMKFFTGSLAPQMVTGSTTWAAVLGEAARTAQHSFTAPSALASSADTGFSCSEGKATTGRVADASVFYMQNRSCLWAIRGVAAHTDGIRELRHLMADTASSPFPMTSLFVSPAEEWRATPSYTRPDHSVTLYGPTPMVGASLADAAGRAEELLHVGAFVHHFERYGVSKTELRDAAAVLYDTAAAYHL; encoded by the coding sequence ATGGCCACTGTTCACGTATTTGTAGGACAGTGCGGCAATCAAGTTGGAACGGCATTTCTGGACACGATCGCATCCGAGGCGGAGGCTAGCGTCGATGAGGGGTACCAGATGCGTGTGTCAGCCATGGACTTTCGACCTGCGCTgcgaccgccgccggcgcggccccACCATCAGCGCTCAGCGGTGGCGGGCTCAGCAACGGGGCCGTCACGTGAGCCGTCCGAGGTGGCGAGGCGGATAGGACACCAACAGTACTACTCCTTATCATACTACGcgcaagagaaagagcgcgCGGCTATCGACACATCTCTGCCCCAGCCGCGGTGTGTGTTGGTGGATATGGAGCCCAAAGTGATTGCCGCCACAGTGCAGCGTGCTAACGGGCAACGCGAGCAGCACGAATCCTCTCCTTCGTCCTCTTCTTCACCGCAGTCTGCGTCAAGGCGCCTTTATTCcctggcgccgcagcagtgtGTGACCcgcggcgagggcagcgcCAACAACTGGGCCTTTGGGTACCACCAGCAGGGACAAAGCCGTCGTGACGCCATCGTGGAATGTCTTCGGCGCGAGAGCGAGCAGCAGGGTACCGTCGTGTCGACCTTCCACGTGCTTCACAgcatcgccggcggcaccggctcgGGTGTCAGCTGCCTCGTTGCGGAAGAGATCAAGACGATGTTCCCACGCTCCATGTTGCTGCACTCCGTCGTGTGGCCGTTCCGTTGCGGCGAGGTCGTGACGCAGTGGTACAACGTTGTCATGGCGGTCAGTACTCTTGGTGGGTTGGCGGACGGCGTATTCATCGCCTACAATGACGCTATCGCAGAGGAGCTGAAGGGTGCACGGGCGAATCGCGGCTTCAAAGATGCCGGGGAGGTGTCCTTCCAGCTCATTAACCAGCGCATCAGCGGGGTGCTCGCCCCGCTTCACCTACCGCAGCTTCTCTACACTCTCCCGTCTCCCCAGAAAGACCTGTCGAAAAACCGCATCCTCGGCACGGGTAGTGGAGCTGCCCAAGGCATCTTGGGGAGCGGCCCATCTGGCTGCGTCGCGgaaggcgcggcgccgcagcggtacGCCACTGCCAGCGACGTCGTCGAGGCCCTGTCGCTGGACCCGGCGATGAAGTTCTTCACAGGCTCACTCGCGCCGCAGATGGTCACTGGCTCCACGACGTGGGCTGCGGTGCTCGGCGAAGCGGCTCGAACGGCGCAACACAGCTTCACTGCTCCGAGTGCGCTGGCTTCGTCCGCCGACACGGGCTTCTCGTGCTCAGAAGGAAAAGCAACGACTGGTAGGGTAGCTGACGCCTCCGTGTTTTACATGCAGAACCGAAGCTGTTTGTGGGCTATTCGCGGGGTTGCGGCGCATACAGACGGCATCcgtgagctgcgccacctcatGGCCGAcaccgcctcgtcgccaTTCCCGATGACGTCGCTCTTTGTCAGCCCGGCGGAGGAGTGGCGCGCGACACCGTCATACACCCGGCCGGACCACAGCGTCACCTTGTACGGCCCCACGCCCATGGTAGGCGCGTCGCTGGCTGATGCCGCTGGCcgcgcagaggagctgctcCACGTCGGCGCTTTTGTGCACCACTTTGAGCGCTACGGGGTCTCCAAAacggagctgcgcgatgccgcggccGTGTTGTACGACACAGCCGCTGCCTATCATCTCTAG
- a CDS encoding 40S ribosomal protein SA, putative — protein sequence MTAVESGSKVLRMKESDAQKLLAMRCHIGTRNQSSAMKKYIYGRTAEGSHIIDLHMMWEKLILAARVIAAVENPKDVCVCSSRLYGTRAIYKFSQHVGTSFHGGRFIPG from the coding sequence ATGACCGCTGTGGAGTCTGGCTCGAAGGTTCTCCGGATGAAGGAGAGCGACGcgcagaagctgctggcgatgcgctgccACATCGGCACGCGCAACCAGAGCAGTGCGATGAAGAAGTACATCTACGGCCGCACGGCGGAGGGTAGCCACATCATCGACTTGCACATGATGTGGGAGAAGCTGATCCTCGCTGCTCGCGTGATCGCCGCTGTGGAGAACCCGAaggacgtgtgcgtgtgctcgtcgCGCCTGTACGGCACGCGCGCCATCTACAAGTTCTCGCAGCACGTGGGCACGAGCTTCCACGGCGGCCGCTTCATCCCTGGT